One region of Faecalibacter bovis genomic DNA includes:
- a CDS encoding sensor histidine kinase, translating into MQFLRLFILSIFILTGINVKAQYIVSEKYMDGNSLDSNEILDMYMDSRQFLWVTTKYGIYIKDMGKFKLLKRFKEIKFNNVYDIFEDKNNNIWFASYGHGVARFDGSKVVHLTEKNGLVSDLVSKIITHDGKIYAAGVNGISIINMDDFSIKKIEQKSTTKRNFHVITFFELGKKLYACTKYHGVFEVTDNELKFVYDSGEILNSYSYRNNVIFSSIKGIKILSNTEFLNNVPKENSVELPIIWDYEKVANNKIWMVTHDIVSSAGGILEFDGTSMKSITSELNLADIVPNRIVYDKFNNVAYISTLNQGLMRFVFNTPYKYYPTDHSSVESIKEFQSKEYLITSNGLYVNDGDKPRIITSKNEFWKSYQNNKEKFKKILSSKPKFFRVNENLREFDMKFYRLEVENGNLWVNSNIGLFKINTFGKILSYYPIYTQYFSFNNNQLIEAQPSGGMKIYRNLDQIDYDYISDGGNNIPDNVVSISRNSKAIFIGSEFGGLYKYENGVFTSYFRNNQFNEKKIKLVKALGEDKLAVATQFGDVYIIKINKDKLHIIRKISSKSIDSVNINFVEEVDGKLIIGSFSNIVVVNGDKFYYIDKAQGVNYKTLSASAVNQGNILVGTDNGYYLINLESVANIQPTQPKISITGLQINNHKLDRDQFYWFDLKNKNLSLTHDQNNIFIDFTILNPKYSTKYKYRYRFNKEEWSEYFTDEVIRFNSLKAGSYAIELEITNLSDGNKSIIPLIDLKIYPPFYFNPFFLSGLSILIILLFLKYYRNKIRSINEINQLKIKNIQEIKDEENKRITLEKKFSEVRLMALQGQMNPHFIFNILNSIQYYIIDNDVNNALESLSQFAKLIRKMLELSSKNEITLKQEINFLELYVKIENFRYKNKIDFKIDINPDIDIYNIHIPPMLLQPLVENCFVHAFNPSVATNKINIYITKCSNFLEIIIEDNGKGMEQNKNKDKFYESKGLGIIRERLQLFNGSNDEFLKFETNSNGTKAILALKLFN; encoded by the coding sequence ATGCAATTTCTTAGACTTTTTATATTATCTATTTTCATTTTAACAGGAATAAATGTTAAAGCTCAATACATTGTATCTGAGAAATACATGGATGGAAATAGTTTAGATTCTAACGAGATTTTAGATATGTATATGGATTCCAGACAGTTTTTGTGGGTAACTACAAAGTATGGAATTTATATAAAAGACATGGGAAAATTTAAACTCTTAAAGAGATTTAAAGAGATTAAATTTAATAATGTTTATGACATTTTCGAGGATAAAAATAATAATATTTGGTTCGCAAGTTATGGTCATGGAGTGGCTCGTTTTGATGGATCTAAAGTTGTGCATTTAACCGAAAAAAATGGTTTAGTATCTGATTTAGTTTCTAAAATAATAACACACGATGGAAAAATTTATGCTGCTGGTGTTAATGGAATTTCGATCATAAATATGGATGATTTTTCCATCAAAAAAATAGAACAAAAATCTACAACTAAAAGAAATTTTCATGTTATTACCTTTTTCGAACTTGGTAAAAAATTATATGCATGTACCAAATATCATGGTGTTTTTGAAGTAACAGATAATGAGCTAAAATTTGTTTATGATTCTGGCGAAATTTTAAACTCTTATTCATACAGAAATAACGTAATTTTTTCTTCGATAAAGGGAATTAAAATTTTATCGAATACTGAATTTTTAAATAATGTTCCGAAAGAAAATAGTGTTGAACTTCCAATTATTTGGGACTATGAAAAAGTTGCCAATAATAAGATTTGGATGGTTACACACGATATTGTTTCTTCAGCGGGTGGAATCCTTGAATTTGATGGTACTTCGATGAAAAGTATCACGTCAGAATTAAATTTAGCTGACATTGTTCCTAATCGTATAGTTTACGATAAGTTTAATAATGTGGCTTATATTTCTACATTAAACCAAGGTTTGATGCGTTTTGTATTTAATACCCCTTATAAATATTATCCTACAGATCATTCTTCAGTCGAAAGTATCAAAGAGTTTCAGTCGAAAGAGTATTTAATTACTTCTAACGGTTTATATGTAAACGATGGTGATAAACCAAGAATCATAACTTCTAAAAATGAATTTTGGAAAAGTTATCAGAATAATAAAGAGAAGTTTAAGAAAATATTAAGTTCTAAACCAAAATTCTTTAGAGTAAATGAAAATCTAAGAGAATTTGATATGAAATTTTACCGTTTAGAAGTCGAAAATGGAAATCTTTGGGTAAACTCAAATATTGGTTTATTTAAGATTAATACTTTTGGTAAAATCTTGTCTTATTATCCTATTTACACTCAGTATTTTTCTTTTAATAATAATCAGTTAATCGAAGCTCAACCGAGTGGTGGGATGAAAATTTATCGAAATTTAGATCAAATCGATTACGATTATATTTCAGATGGTGGAAATAACATTCCTGATAATGTTGTTTCAATATCAAGAAACTCAAAAGCGATTTTTATCGGATCTGAATTTGGTGGGCTTTATAAATACGAGAATGGTGTTTTTACTTCATATTTTAGAAATAATCAGTTTAATGAAAAGAAAATTAAATTGGTTAAAGCTCTGGGAGAAGATAAATTAGCAGTCGCAACACAATTTGGAGATGTTTATATTATTAAAATTAATAAGGATAAACTTCACATCATAAGAAAAATTTCAAGCAAATCGATTGATTCGGTTAATATCAATTTTGTTGAAGAAGTTGATGGAAAATTAATAATCGGTTCATTTTCAAATATCGTTGTAGTAAACGGCGATAAATTTTATTATATAGACAAAGCGCAAGGAGTTAATTATAAAACACTTTCTGCTTCAGCTGTTAATCAAGGAAATATTTTAGTTGGAACTGATAATGGTTATTATCTTATCAATTTAGAAAGTGTTGCAAACATACAGCCCACGCAACCTAAAATTTCAATAACAGGTTTACAGATTAATAATCATAAGTTGGATCGAGATCAATTTTATTGGTTTGATTTAAAGAATAAAAATTTAAGTTTAACTCATGATCAGAATAATATTTTTATTGATTTTACGATTCTAAATCCTAAATATTCTACAAAATATAAATACAGATACAGGTTTAATAAAGAAGAGTGGAGCGAATATTTTACTGATGAAGTAATTCGTTTTAATTCTTTAAAAGCTGGTTCGTATGCAATAGAGTTGGAGATTACAAATTTAAGCGATGGTAATAAATCGATAATTCCGTTGATTGATTTAAAAATTTATCCACCATTTTATTTCAATCCATTTTTTTTAAGTGGTTTAAGTATACTTATCATTTTGTTATTTTTAAAATATTATCGCAACAAGATTCGAAGTATAAATGAAATTAACCAACTGAAAATTAAAAATATACAAGAAATAAAAGACGAGGAAAATAAACGTATTACCTTAGAAAAAAAGTTTTCAGAAGTAAGATTAATGGCTCTTCAAGGGCAAATGAATCCACATTTTATATTTAATATTTTAAACTCAATTCAATATTATATCATTGATAATGATGTGAATAATGCTTTGGAATCATTAAGTCAATTTGCAAAATTGATCCGAAAAATGCTTGAATTATCAAGTAAAAATGAAATTACTTTAAAACAAGAGATAAATTTCTTAGAACTGTATGTTAAAATTGAAAATTTCAGGTATAAAAATAAAATTGATTTTAAAATTGATATAAATCCTGATATTGATATTTATAACATTCACATTCCACCAATGCTGTTGCAACCACTTGTAGAAAATTGTTTCGTACACGCATTTAATCCATCTGTCGCAACTAATAAGATTAATATCTACATCACGAAATGCAGTAATTTCTTAGAAATTATAATCGAGGATAATGGAAAAGGAATGGAACAAAATAAAAACAAGGATAAATTTTACGAATCGAAAGGTTTAGGAATCATTAGAGAGCGTCTACAACTTTTCAATGGATCGAACGACGAATTTTTAAAATTTGAAACAAATTCGAATGGAACAAAAGCAATTTTAGCTCTCAAATTGTTTAATTAA
- a CDS encoding LytR/AlgR family response regulator transcription factor, which translates to MYKAIIIDDEYHAQEGLKKLIAHTAPNFFSNILVADSVNHGVELIREFKPDLVFLDIHLPNEYGFKLFDYFDEINFEIIFTTAHSNYVLEAVNQWGCLGYLMKPISISDLEFVLDRFKNVLNQKKSKENSDSLNPNSEEFEVVNEIKTTLNQENGILLFSSVNELNFIKIDEIIYCKASDNYCEIYTISKSFTISKPLKEIEKSINRNVFVRVHRSYLVNLDYAVRLDKRNNILIVQNPKLDTASEILVPVTASGLKILVNAIS; encoded by the coding sequence ATGTACAAAGCAATTATAATCGACGATGAATATCATGCACAAGAAGGTTTAAAAAAATTGATTGCTCATACAGCTCCCAATTTTTTTTCTAATATTTTGGTGGCAGATTCTGTGAATCATGGGGTAGAGTTGATACGAGAATTTAAGCCTGATTTAGTGTTTTTGGATATTCATTTACCTAATGAATATGGTTTTAAACTATTTGATTATTTTGATGAAATCAACTTTGAGATAATATTTACAACCGCACATTCTAATTATGTTTTAGAAGCTGTAAATCAATGGGGTTGTTTAGGTTATTTAATGAAACCAATTTCAATCAGCGATTTAGAATTTGTATTAGATCGATTCAAAAACGTGTTAAATCAAAAGAAATCAAAAGAAAATTCTGATTCTTTAAATCCTAATTCTGAAGAATTTGAAGTTGTCAATGAAATTAAAACAACTTTAAATCAAGAAAATGGAATTTTACTTTTTTCTTCTGTTAATGAATTGAATTTCATTAAAATAGACGAGATTATTTATTGTAAAGCTTCAGATAATTATTGTGAAATTTATACCATTTCAAAGTCTTTTACAATTTCAAAGCCACTTAAGGAAATTGAAAAATCAATCAATAGAAATGTATTTGTCCGAGTTCATCGTTCCTATTTAGTTAATCTGGATTATGCTGTTCGATTGGATAAACGCAATAATATCTTAATTGTTCAAAATCCAAAATTAGATACAGCAAGTGAAATTTTAGTTCCTGTAACTGCTTCAGGTTTAAAGATTTTAGTCAATGCAATTTCTTAG
- a CDS encoding MFS transporter, with product MQKSLVALALGGLAIGMTEFTMMGVLEDFAKDLNITIPQAGNFISMYALGVMVGAPTLIMATSKYSPKKVLMFFMVLFAIFNALFVIAPSYYTLLIARFLSGLPHGAFFGVGSVIASQLATKGKEAQAIAFMFMGLTVANLVGVPLGTWLGQAMSWRYTFAIIAALGLVTVLVVQLWVPNVKNSNKGSILDQLSFFKKWQAWMLIAMISIGTAGLFAWISYISPLVTEVAKLSKETVPVIMILIGLGMFVGNLIGGKVADSLSPNKATIISFAAMSICLVVVYFTSEIQIMAYIMSFITGLIAFTIGSPIQMMLINNARGSETLAAAAGQASFNIGNALGAYFGGIPIAMKLGFNSQLWVGVVMALIGALIAFAFLKLNPTKQKIKF from the coding sequence ATACAAAAAAGTTTAGTTGCATTAGCGTTAGGAGGATTAGCCATCGGGATGACAGAATTCACTATGATGGGTGTGTTGGAGGATTTTGCAAAAGATTTAAATATTACAATACCGCAAGCAGGGAATTTTATTTCGATGTATGCATTAGGAGTTATGGTCGGTGCACCAACATTGATTATGGCGACGAGTAAATATTCACCTAAAAAAGTACTGATGTTCTTCATGGTACTTTTTGCTATTTTTAATGCACTATTTGTCATTGCCCCAAGTTATTACACTTTGTTAATTGCTCGATTTTTATCTGGTTTACCACACGGAGCCTTTTTCGGTGTAGGATCTGTAATTGCAAGTCAATTAGCAACAAAAGGTAAAGAAGCGCAAGCCATAGCTTTTATGTTTATGGGATTAACAGTTGCAAACTTAGTAGGAGTTCCGTTGGGAACATGGTTAGGACAAGCAATGTCATGGCGCTATACTTTTGCAATTATTGCAGCTTTAGGATTGGTAACTGTTTTAGTTGTTCAACTTTGGGTACCGAATGTTAAAAATTCAAATAAAGGAAGCATTTTAGATCAATTATCTTTCTTTAAGAAATGGCAAGCTTGGATGTTAATCGCAATGATTTCAATTGGTACTGCCGGTCTTTTTGCTTGGATTAGTTATATTTCTCCTTTAGTAACTGAAGTTGCTAAATTGAGTAAAGAAACCGTTCCTGTCATCATGATTTTAATCGGATTAGGAATGTTTGTAGGTAATTTAATTGGTGGAAAAGTAGCAGATTCATTATCGCCAAATAAAGCAACGATTATTTCATTTGCTGCAATGTCAATTTGTTTAGTTGTGGTTTATTTCACTTCCGAAATTCAAATTATGGCTTACATCATGTCGTTTATTACAGGTTTAATTGCATTTACAATTGGTTCTCCAATTCAAATGATGTTAATTAATAATGCGAGAGGTTCCGAAACGTTAGCAGCAGCAGCTGGTCAGGCAAGTTTTAACATCGGAAATGCATTAGGTGCTTATTTTGGAGGAATTCCTATCGCGATGAAGTTAGGTTTTAATTCTCAATTATGGGTTGGTGTTGTTATGGCTTTGATAGGAGCTTTAATAGCTTTCGCATTTTTGAAATTGAATCCGACAAAGCAAAAAATTAAATTTTAG
- the gloA2 gene encoding SMU1112c/YaeR family gloxylase I-like metalloprotein — translation MLQLKDIHHIAIICSDYEKSKKFYVDILGFSIIQEVYREARDSYKLDLALQNKYCIELFSFPNTPERVSRPEARGLRHLAFSVDNLEENVEFLQSKNIMVEPIRVDEFTGKRFTFFEDPDGLPLELYEL, via the coding sequence ATGTTACAATTAAAAGACATTCATCATATTGCAATAATTTGTTCTGATTATGAAAAGTCCAAAAAATTTTACGTCGATATTTTAGGGTTCTCAATAATTCAAGAAGTTTACAGAGAAGCAAGGGATTCTTATAAATTAGATTTAGCTTTGCAGAATAAATATTGTATAGAATTATTTTCTTTTCCCAATACACCCGAAAGAGTTTCTCGACCTGAAGCAAGAGGTTTAAGGCATTTGGCTTTTTCGGTTGATAATTTAGAAGAAAATGTTGAATTCTTACAATCTAAAAATATAATGGTAGAACCTATTCGGGTGGACGAATTTACAGGTAAAAGATTTACTTTTTTTGAAGATCCAGACGGTTTACCATTAGAGCTGTACGAATTATAA
- a CDS encoding NADH:flavin oxidoreductase/NADH oxidase — MSLLFEPIEINENLILKNRLVMSPMCQYSAIDGFPNSWHYTHYVTRAIGGVGTIIQEATAVSPEGRISYGDLGIWKDDHIEAYIDMVEEIKKYNCVPGIQLAHAGRKASCGKPWLDYHQIKPNEVHGWQTFSSSEIPFHLSDHAPIALTKERIDKVINDFRKAAKRAIKAGFQILEIHAAHGYLIHQFFSPLINNRTDEYGGSFENRIRLIIEIVEAIKTEITSESLWIRISATDWAEGGWNIEDSKKLALILQEKGVDVIDVSTGGAVSHQQIKVEKEYQVSFAKAIKEVASINIGAVGLIESGTEAEAILQDDKADLIFVGRELLRNPYFPLFASLEIGAEVKWPNQYERAKPKH; from the coding sequence ATGTCATTACTTTTTGAGCCAATAGAAATAAATGAAAATCTAATTTTAAAGAATCGTCTTGTCATGTCTCCGATGTGTCAATATTCTGCTATAGATGGATTTCCAAATAGTTGGCATTATACACATTATGTAACTCGTGCAATAGGAGGTGTCGGTACAATAATACAAGAAGCAACAGCGGTTAGCCCAGAAGGAAGAATTTCTTACGGTGATTTAGGAATTTGGAAAGATGATCATATCGAGGCATACATTGATATGGTGGAAGAAATTAAAAAATATAATTGTGTTCCTGGTATTCAACTTGCACATGCTGGCCGAAAAGCGAGTTGCGGTAAACCATGGTTAGATTATCATCAAATAAAACCTAATGAAGTGCATGGATGGCAAACTTTTTCATCTTCAGAAATTCCATTTCATTTAAGTGATCATGCTCCAATAGCTTTAACTAAAGAAAGAATTGATAAGGTTATTAATGATTTCAGAAAAGCTGCTAAAAGAGCAATCAAAGCTGGATTTCAAATCTTAGAAATTCACGCGGCCCACGGATATTTAATACATCAATTCTTTTCACCTTTAATTAATAATAGAACTGATGAATATGGTGGAAGTTTTGAAAACAGAATTCGCTTGATTATAGAAATTGTAGAAGCAATTAAAACTGAAATCACATCAGAATCATTATGGATCAGAATCTCAGCTACAGATTGGGCTGAAGGTGGTTGGAATATCGAGGATTCTAAAAAGTTAGCTCTAATTTTACAAGAAAAAGGTGTTGATGTAATTGATGTTTCTACTGGAGGCGCAGTATCACATCAACAAATAAAAGTTGAAAAAGAATATCAAGTTTCATTTGCCAAAGCGATTAAAGAAGTTGCATCAATTAATATCGGAGCTGTTGGATTAATAGAATCTGGAACAGAAGCAGAAGCTATACTTCAAGATGATAAAGCAGATTTAATTTTCGTTGGTCGCGAATTATTACGAAATCCATATTTTCCACTTTTTGCTTCACTAGAAATAGGAGCTGAAGTAAAATGGCCCAATCAATACGAACGTGCGAAACCAAAACATTAA
- a CDS encoding NAD(P)/FAD-dependent oxidoreductase → MEKKKIVIVGAGFAGLRLARELKNNPNFSITLIDRYNFHQFQPLFYQVATARIEPSNISFPLRKVFQGSNNVQVRLADVTGINKDKNEIETTIGDFSYDYLVLANGCTTNFFGNKQIEELAFPMKSTDEAITLKNRLITNFESAYSASPEELEEIMNIVVVGGGPTGVELSGAIAEMKTKILPKDYPDFDFSGLNIFLIEGGPNLLGPMSSASHQKSRQYLEELGVQVWTEGRVTGYDGKVISLADGRSIKTKTVIWGAGVTGNVLDGIDQSAIQRGNRITVNRHNKVVGTDNIFAIGDISYMETPNYPNGHPQLANVAINQGLNLAKNFIALGHGTEEKNWVDFEYNDPGSMATVGKYRAVVDLPQFSFQGRLAWFTWMFLHLMLILSVRNKLFIFMNWMQSFFTDDTSLRIITRPTKKDYKHNIKDYRKFPKNRKKHEEA, encoded by the coding sequence TTGGAAAAGAAAAAGATTGTCATCGTAGGTGCTGGATTTGCAGGCCTTAGATTAGCTAGAGAATTAAAAAACAACCCAAACTTTTCTATTACACTTATAGACCGTTATAACTTTCATCAATTTCAACCTTTGTTTTATCAGGTTGCCACTGCAAGGATTGAACCTAGTAACATCTCTTTCCCATTACGTAAAGTATTTCAGGGAAGTAATAATGTTCAAGTTCGTTTAGCTGACGTAACAGGAATTAATAAAGATAAAAACGAAATTGAAACAACAATCGGAGATTTTTCTTACGATTACCTTGTTTTAGCCAATGGATGTACCACAAATTTCTTTGGTAATAAACAAATTGAGGAATTAGCCTTCCCAATGAAATCTACAGACGAAGCAATTACGCTTAAGAATAGATTAATAACAAACTTTGAGAGCGCTTATTCTGCATCACCGGAAGAATTAGAAGAAATCATGAATATCGTGGTTGTAGGTGGTGGCCCAACTGGTGTTGAGCTTTCAGGTGCAATTGCGGAGATGAAAACTAAGATTCTTCCAAAAGATTATCCTGATTTTGATTTTTCAGGATTAAACATCTTCTTAATTGAAGGTGGACCAAATTTATTAGGACCAATGTCTTCTGCGTCTCACCAAAAATCTCGTCAATATTTAGAGGAATTAGGTGTACAAGTATGGACAGAAGGACGTGTAACTGGTTACGATGGTAAAGTAATTTCTTTAGCTGATGGTCGTAGCATCAAAACTAAAACTGTAATCTGGGGAGCTGGTGTTACAGGAAATGTTTTAGATGGAATTGATCAATCTGCTATTCAAAGAGGTAACCGTATTACTGTAAACAGACACAACAAAGTTGTTGGGACTGATAATATTTTTGCTATCGGTGATATCTCTTACATGGAGACTCCTAATTATCCAAACGGGCACCCTCAATTAGCAAACGTAGCAATTAACCAAGGTTTAAATTTAGCTAAAAACTTTATAGCCTTAGGACATGGAACTGAAGAAAAAAACTGGGTGGATTTTGAATATAACGATCCAGGATCTATGGCAACTGTAGGAAAATACAGAGCTGTTGTAGATTTACCTCAATTCTCATTCCAAGGACGTTTAGCTTGGTTTACTTGGATGTTCTTACACTTAATGTTAATTTTAAGCGTTCGTAACAAATTATTTATTTTTATGAACTGGATGCAGTCTTTCTTTACTGACGATACTTCTTTAAGAATTATCACAAGACCTACAAAGAAAGATTACAAACACAACATTAAGGATTATAGAAAATTCCCTAAGAATCGTAAAAAACATGAAGAAGCCTAA
- a CDS encoding zinc ribbon domain-containing protein, producing the protein MSETKNIKEMSVEEKLRALFDLQLIDSRLDEIRNTRGELPLEVEDLKDDVIQMETRIQKVVEEAKGLEEEIKLKKEAIKNAEALIKKYTKQQDNVRNNREYDALAKEVEYQGLEIELAEKRIREFTIKIEQKNHQISEAEIKLAEKREHLSHKQAELETIVKDTEKEENLLIKLSAEYSANIENRLIQAYNRIRGSVKNGLAVVPVERGASAGSFFTIPPQRQMDIAQRKKIITDEHSGRILVDLELAEEERAKMEVILKG; encoded by the coding sequence ATGTCTGAAACAAAAAATATTAAGGAAATGAGCGTTGAAGAAAAACTACGCGCATTATTTGATTTACAATTAATTGACTCACGTTTAGATGAAATCAGAAACACAAGAGGTGAATTACCTTTAGAAGTTGAAGATTTAAAAGATGACGTGATTCAAATGGAAACGAGAATTCAAAAAGTCGTTGAGGAAGCTAAAGGTTTGGAAGAAGAAATCAAATTAAAGAAAGAAGCAATTAAAAATGCTGAAGCTTTAATAAAAAAATATACTAAGCAACAAGATAATGTACGTAACAACCGTGAGTATGATGCCTTAGCTAAAGAGGTTGAGTACCAAGGATTGGAAATTGAATTAGCTGAGAAGAGAATTCGTGAGTTCACTATTAAAATTGAACAAAAGAATCACCAAATCAGTGAAGCAGAAATTAAATTAGCTGAAAAAAGAGAACATTTATCTCATAAACAAGCTGAGTTAGAAACTATTGTAAAAGATACTGAGAAAGAAGAAAATTTATTAATTAAATTATCTGCTGAGTATTCTGCAAATATCGAAAATCGTTTAATTCAAGCTTACAATAGAATTCGCGGATCTGTTAAAAATGGTTTAGCTGTTGTTCCAGTAGAGCGTGGAGCTTCTGCAGGTTCATTCTTTACTATTCCACCACAGCGTCAAATGGATATCGCTCAACGTAAAAAAATTATTACTGATGAGCATTCAGGACGTATTTTAGTTGACTTAGAATTAGCTGAAGAAGAAAGAGCAAAAATGGAAGTTATCCTTAAAGGGTAA
- a CDS encoding Nif3-like dinuclear metal center hexameric protein, translating to MKVKDFTSALEEIAPLNYAEDFDNVGLLVGDYNDEVTKVLVCLDTTPEVVEEARREGANLIISFHPIVFSGLKKLNGKTYVERAVINAIKYGINIYATHTALDNSFDGVNRGIVNQLGLSNAKVLIPKNEVLKQLVTYVPTDSAEKLKLALYEAGAGKIGNYDSCGFLVDGIGNFRPLEGSDPTIGNIGSLTEVPETRIEIVVPQHCEATIMKALFDNHPYEEVAYSLINLVNKNQYIGLGMIGELESEMDEKSFISFVKEKMNTPVVRHSNLLNKPIKKVAVLGGSGAFAIINALAAGADAYITSDLKYHEFFSAENQIVLMDIGHYESEQFTINLISSYLKEKFSNFVIFNSGIITNPVNYS from the coding sequence ATGAAAGTAAAAGATTTTACATCAGCTTTAGAAGAAATTGCTCCGCTAAATTATGCGGAAGATTTTGATAATGTTGGTTTATTAGTTGGTGATTATAACGATGAGGTAACAAAAGTTTTAGTTTGTTTAGATACAACTCCAGAAGTTGTTGAAGAAGCTAGGAGAGAAGGTGCGAATTTGATTATTAGTTTCCATCCAATAGTTTTTTCAGGATTAAAGAAATTGAATGGGAAAACCTACGTTGAACGTGCCGTTATTAACGCAATAAAATACGGAATAAATATATATGCAACTCATACAGCTTTAGATAATTCTTTCGATGGTGTAAATCGTGGAATTGTAAATCAATTAGGTTTATCTAATGCAAAAGTTTTGATACCAAAAAATGAAGTATTAAAACAATTAGTTACTTATGTGCCAACTGATTCTGCAGAAAAATTAAAATTAGCTTTATATGAAGCAGGAGCGGGGAAAATTGGTAATTATGATTCATGTGGATTTTTAGTTGATGGAATTGGAAATTTCAGACCATTGGAAGGTTCTGATCCTACGATAGGAAATATCGGATCGTTAACGGAAGTTCCAGAAACAAGAATAGAAATTGTAGTTCCACAACATTGTGAAGCTACAATTATGAAAGCTTTGTTTGATAACCATCCATACGAAGAAGTGGCTTATAGTCTTATCAATTTAGTCAATAAAAATCAGTACATCGGTTTAGGTATGATTGGTGAACTAGAATCTGAAATGGACGAAAAATCATTTATATCTTTTGTAAAGGAAAAAATGAACACTCCAGTTGTACGTCATTCTAATTTGTTAAATAAGCCAATTAAGAAAGTTGCCGTATTGGGTGGTTCGGGTGCTTTTGCAATAATAAATGCTTTAGCAGCAGGTGCTGACGCTTATATTACATCAGATTTAAAATATCATGAGTTTTTCTCGGCTGAAAACCAAATAGTTTTGATGGATATTGGGCATTATGAGTCAGAACAATTTACAATTAATTTAATTTCTTCGTATCTTAAAGAAAAATTTAGTAATTTTGTCATCTTTAATTCTGGAATTATTACCAATCCTGTTAATTATAGTTAA
- a CDS encoding GNAT family N-acetyltransferase, which produces MYKLSYIKFEEVDFDSYHKIVNSDNVMKYITGSASTLERSTERFKSIMETNESHQLGGYFKVYDRNQIIGLAKLENYIHEEDTIEVGYILMEDFWGMGYGTTICQDLVSFARQHELAKFIIGIIDPENIASKKILMNAGLESYYIGEDNNLPTEKLRLKL; this is translated from the coding sequence ATGTATAAATTAAGTTACATCAAATTTGAAGAAGTAGATTTCGATAGCTATCATAAAATTGTGAATTCAGATAATGTTATGAAATATATTACAGGTTCTGCTTCTACTTTAGAACGTAGTACTGAGCGTTTCAAATCAATTATGGAAACGAATGAATCTCATCAATTGGGTGGATATTTTAAAGTCTATGATCGCAATCAAATAATTGGTTTAGCTAAATTAGAAAATTACATACATGAGGAAGATACTATTGAAGTTGGATATATTTTGATGGAAGATTTTTGGGGAATGGGTTATGGAACAACTATTTGTCAAGATTTAGTATCATTCGCCCGTCAGCATGAGTTGGCTAAATTTATCATTGGTATTATAGATCCCGAAAATATAGCATCTAAAAAAATATTGATGAATGCAGGTTTAGAAAGTTATTATATAGGAGAAGATAATAATTTACCTACAGAAAAATTAAGATTAAAATTATAA